The Kribbella sp. HUAS MG21 genome includes the window CCGGGATCCGCGGGATCGGCGACCCGGGCGCGTAGCGCGCCGCGACGTACAGCCCGCACAGGTCCATGCAGTGGTCGGGATGCAGGTGGGACAGGCCGATCGCCCCGATCTCCGGTACGGCGATGTGCCGCTGGAGCGCACCGAGTGCGCCACTGCCGAGGTCGAGCACCAGATGGAACCCGTCGGCGGTGAGCAGATAGCTCGAGGCGGCCGAGTCCGGCCCGGGAACCGACCCGGAGCAACCGATCACGGTGAGCTTCATACTTCGAACCCTACCGGCGGGTCGCTGCGTTCGCAGGGACACCGATGCCCCTGACAACGGATGTACGACGGCCGCGTGCGACTCAGGTGCGACTCAGGTCACATCGTCAGCGGATCCAGGCGAACTGGTCCACGTTCGCCAGCGCCGGGCCGAGGAACCGGGAGCCGATCGCCGCGAACTCCGCCGGGTTTCCCGTGGTGACGAAGCGGTGCGCCGGGGTGGGCAGGTGGTCCGGCCGCAGCAGGTCGGCCTTGGTGAGCACGGAGTACACGTCCTTGGCGCACTCCTCCGCGCTGCTGACCAGCGTGACGTTGTCGCCCATCACGTACGAGATGACGCCGGTGAGCAACGGGTAGTGCGTGCAGCCGAGGATCAACGTGTCGACGCCGGCCTCGACCAGCGGGTCGAGATACTCGTGCGCGGCCTCGAGCAGCTCCGGCCCGGACGTCACCCCCGACTCGACGAAGTCCACGAACTTCGGGCACGCGCGGGTGAACAACTCCACCTGCGGCGCGGCCGCGAAACCGTCTTCGTAGGCAAGCGATTGCGCGGTCGCCTTCGTGCAGATCACGCCGACGCGCTGGTTGCGGGTCGCGGCGACGGCGCGCCGCGCGGCCGGCAGGATCACCTCGACGACCGGTACGTCGTACCGCTCGCGGGCGTCGCGCAGCATCGCGGCGCTCGCCGAGTTGCAGGCGATCACGAGCATCTTCACGCCGGCGTCGACGAGGTGGTCGAGGCACTCCAGCGCGTACTCGCGGACCTCGGCGATCGGCTTCGGACCGTACGGCTGCCGGGCGGTGTCACCGAGGTAGAGGATCGGCTCGTGCGGCAACTGGTCGAGCACCGCGCGGGCGACGGTGAGTCCCCCGAAGCCTGAGTCGAAGATCCCCACCGGTGCGTCTGCCACGGGAAAAGCTTATACAGGTCCGCCGCCGGGCAGACCCGAAGGCAGGCTTACCTAACCGGCGTCGGCGACACGCCGGGGTTGTCCACATCTTTACGTTATGGAATTGCCTTTTCGCGTGATGCACGCCACTCTGGAGCGATGTTTGTTCGACCGCCCCTCGTGATGCCATGAACCTCGCGCATCACCTCGCGGTGGTGATCGGTACCACCGCAGCACCAACTCCGCAGCCCGACAACGTGACCGCCGCAGGACAGGCGGCCAGCCAGGCCACGGAGACGAACAACGGCACAGTCGCGGACATCGCGTCGGCCCTCGGGCCGACCGGCATGCTGCTGTTGCTGCTGATGGCGACGATCGCTGGATACGTCGTCTCGCTGTCGCTGCACCCGAACGCCAAGTGCAACAGGTGCAAAGGTGCCGGCCGGCACCACGGCAGCCTCTTCAGCTACGCCCAACGCCCCTGCAACAGCTGCAAGGGCCGCGGCGTCCACCCCCGACTCGGCCGCAGAGTCCTGTTCAAAGAACCGTAGGCGGACATGACGTAACCACCCCTGCAACCGGTGCCTCAAGCAACAACCGGCACCACGTCCGGCCCGGCCCTCCGCCCGCCGGTCCGGCATCCACTCACCCGCAACCTCGGACAACCCGCGGGGAGCGTGGACACCTGGCCAGATGTCCACGGCCTCCACCACCTGTCCGCGGTTTCCCCCTGCGAGGCTCAGCGGCCGGTTCGGCCGTCCAGTTGCTCGCGGATGATGTCGGCATGCCCCGCGTGCCGGGCAGTCTCCTCGATCAGGTGCACCAACGTCCACCGGCGCGACGGCGCATTTCCCGCGCCGGACGTGCTCGGCCTGCCCTGCGGGCCCCGCTTGCCTGGTTTGGGGCCGGGGGTGTCCAGGTCGGTCCACGTCGTGATCGTCGCGTTCGCCTCCGCGCTGGTCTCGCGGTAGGCCGCGAGTACCGCGGCCGCGGGCTCGTGCGCGCCGGCGCGGAACGTTGCGGGCCAGCTGCGCACCGGTTCTCCGAGCAGCCAGTGCCGCTCGACCGCGGTCAGGTGCTTGATCAGCCCGAGCAGATTGGTCCCGGACGGCACACCAGCTGCCCGGACCTCGTCCTCGGGCAACCCCTCCGCCTTGGCCGCGATCGACGTACGAAGGTAGTCGAGGAACCCGACGAGCACCTCACGCTCCCCCGGCCCGGTCGCCGGCGGTCCGGCATCACGTCTGCGTCTCGCCATCGCCCCAGCCTGCCGAAACCTCGCCGAAACAGCACGCGAAGTTGCCAGACCGGCAACAGGTCCCGGTTACTGCCGGACTGGGCTAAGCCCAGAGCTGGCCTTCGAGGCGGTCTTCGGCCTCGTCGATGGTGCCCTCGTAGGCTCCGGTGGACAGGTACTTCCAGCCGCCGTCGGCTACCACGAACGCGATGTCGGCCGACTCGCCGTCGCGGACGCACTTGGCGGCCTGGCCGAGGGCGGCGTGCAGGATCGCGCCGGTCGAGACGCCGGCGAAGATCCCCTCGTTGTCGAGGAGTTCCCGGACGCGGCGGACAGCGTCGCGAGGACCAACGGAGAACCGGGCGTCGATCAGCGTCTCGTCGTACAGCTCCGGCACGAAGCCCTCGTCGAGGTTGCGCAGGCCGTAGACGAGTTCGCCGTACCGCGGCTCGGCGGCGACGATCCGGACCTCCGGCTTGTGCTCGCGGAAGAACCGGCCGGCGCCCATCAGCGTCCCGGTCGTCCCGAGGCCGGCGACGAAGTGCGTCACCGACGGCAGGTCCTCGAGGATCTCCCGCGCGGTGCCGTCGTAGTGCGCCTGGGCGTTCGACGGGTTGCCGTACTGGTACAGCATCACCCAGTCCGGGTGCTCCTCGGCGACCTGCTTCGCGACCCGGACGGCCTCGTTGGAGCCGCCCGCGGCCGGGGAGGAGATGATCTCGACACCCCACATCCGGAGGATCTGCCGGCGCTCCTCGGAGGTGTTCTCCGGCATCACGCAGACCATCCGGTAGCCGCGCAGCTTGGCCGCCATCGCGAGCGAGATGCCGGTGTTGCCCGACGTCGGCTCCAGGATCGTGTTGCCCGGCCGCAGCCGGCCGTCCTTCTCGGCGTCCAGCAGCATCCGCAGCGCCGCCCGGTCCTTGATCGAACCGGTCGGGTTGTGGTCCTCCAGTTTCGCCCAGAGCCGGACGTCGGCCGACGGCGAGAGCTTGGGCAGACCGACCAGCGGCGTACCGCCGACCGAGTCCAGGAGGTTGTCGAAGCGCATCAGGCTCAGCCGCCGGCGACGGCCGGCAGCACGACGACCACGTCGCCGTCCTTGACCTCGGTCTTCAGGCCGCCGGTGAACCGGACGTCCTCGTCGTTCACGTACACGTTCACGAACCGGCGCAGTTCCTCCGGCTCGCCCTCCACGATGCGCTCCTTGAGGCCCGGGTGCGCGCCGTTCAGGTTGTCGATCAGCTCGGCCAGGTTCGCGCCGTCGCCCTCGACGACCTTCGCGTTCCCGGTGTAGGTGCGCAGGATCGTCGGCACGCGCAGTTCGATCGCCATCTCTAGTTCTCTCCTTCAGGGATTTCTGTATAGGAACCAACCACGCGTACTTCTTCTTCCGTGACCTCGCCGTCGACGATCCGGTACGACCGGAACTCCACCGGCCCGTCGTACTCCGGGGAGTCGGCGCCGTCCCGCGTCGACACCAGCACGTAGTGGGCGCCGGGCTCCTGGGCGAGGTTGATGTCGGTCCGCGACGGGTACGCCTCGGTGGCGGTGTGCGAGTGGTAGATCACCACCGGCTCCTCGTCGCGCTCGTCGAGCTCCTTGTAGAGCCGGAGCAGGTCGCCGGAGTCGAACTCGTAGAACGTCGGCGACATCGCGGCGTTCAGCATCGGGATGAACCGGGTGGCCCGGTCGGACCCCTCGGCACCCGCGACCACCCCGCACGCCTCGTCCGGGTGATCCTTGCGCGCGTGCGCCACGATCGCGTCGTACGTCGCCTTCTCGATGACCAGCACGCCTCCACGGTACGGCGACCCGCGCGCCCGCCCCGCCAACCACGGAGTCGGTCCACGATGCGGACAGGCAGTTACCAGCGGTCGTGGAGCTGCGGGCGGATCAGGGTGTCGTAGGTCTCGCGGACGGCGGCCTGCTGGTCGTCGGTGAGGGGCGGGAGGGTGGCGGCGGCGAGGTTGCCGGCGACCTGGGCGGGGTTGCGAGCGCCGGGGATGACGACCGAGACGCCGGGCTGGTCGAGGATCCAGCGGAGCGCGAACTGGGCCATCGTCGCGCCCGCGGGCAGCCACGGCATCAGCCGGCGTACCGCCTCGAGGCCGGTGCCGAAGTCGACGCCGGAGAACGTCTCCCCGACGTCGAACGCCTCACCGTGCCGGTTGTAGGTGCGGTGGTCGTCGGGCCCGAACGTCGTGTGCTCGTCGTACTTGCCGGACAGCAGCCCGCTGGCGAGCGGGACCCGGGCGATGATGCCGACGCCGGCTTCGCGCGCGGCGGGGAGGACCTCGTCGAGCGGCTTCAGGCGGAACGCGTTCAGGATGATCTGCACCGACGCGACGTTCGGCCGCGCGATCGCGGTCAGCGCCTCGGCGCACGTCTCGACGCTCACGCCGTACGACGCGATGCGGCCCTCGTCGACGAGAGTGTCGAGCGCGTCGAAGACCGCGTCG containing:
- a CDS encoding aldo/keto reductase; amino-acid sequence: METRRLGRTGRDVGVVGLGAWQLGADWGAVDESDALAVLHAAVDGGVTFIDTADVYGDGRSERLVGQVLKSSDGLTVATKMGRRVEQVPENYTLDNFRLWNDRSRANLGVDTIDLVQLHCPPTPVYSDDAVFDALDTLVDEGRIASYGVSVETCAEALTAIARPNVASVQIILNAFRLKPLDEVLPAAREAGVGIIARVPLASGLLSGKYDEHTTFGPDDHRTYNRHGEAFDVGETFSGVDFGTGLEAVRRLMPWLPAGATMAQFALRWILDQPGVSVVIPGARNPAQVAGNLAAATLPPLTDDQQAAVRETYDTLIRPQLHDRW
- a CDS encoding M67 family metallopeptidase — translated: MLVIEKATYDAIVAHARKDHPDEACGVVAGAEGSDRATRFIPMLNAAMSPTFYEFDSGDLLRLYKELDERDEEPVVIYHSHTATEAYPSRTDINLAQEPGAHYVLVSTRDGADSPEYDGPVEFRSYRIVDGEVTEEEVRVVGSYTEIPEGEN
- a CDS encoding DinB family protein: MARRRRDAGPPATGPGEREVLVGFLDYLRTSIAAKAEGLPEDEVRAAGVPSGTNLLGLIKHLTAVERHWLLGEPVRSWPATFRAGAHEPAAAVLAAYRETSAEANATITTWTDLDTPGPKPGKRGPQGRPSTSGAGNAPSRRWTLVHLIEETARHAGHADIIREQLDGRTGR
- the murI gene encoding glutamate racemase; this encodes MADAPVGIFDSGFGGLTVARAVLDQLPHEPILYLGDTARQPYGPKPIAEVREYALECLDHLVDAGVKMLVIACNSASAAMLRDARERYDVPVVEVILPAARRAVAATRNQRVGVICTKATAQSLAYEDGFAAAPQVELFTRACPKFVDFVESGVTSGPELLEAAHEYLDPLVEAGVDTLILGCTHYPLLTGVISYVMGDNVTLVSSAEECAKDVYSVLTKADLLRPDHLPTPAHRFVTTGNPAEFAAIGSRFLGPALANVDQFAWIR
- a CDS encoding MoaD family protein, translated to MAIELRVPTILRTYTGNAKVVEGDGANLAELIDNLNGAHPGLKERIVEGEPEELRRFVNVYVNDEDVRFTGGLKTEVKDGDVVVVLPAVAGG
- a CDS encoding cysteine synthase family protein — translated: MMRFDNLLDSVGGTPLVGLPKLSPSADVRLWAKLEDHNPTGSIKDRAALRMLLDAEKDGRLRPGNTILEPTSGNTGISLAMAAKLRGYRMVCVMPENTSEERRQILRMWGVEIISSPAAGGSNEAVRVAKQVAEEHPDWVMLYQYGNPSNAQAHYDGTAREILEDLPSVTHFVAGLGTTGTLMGAGRFFREHKPEVRIVAAEPRYGELVYGLRNLDEGFVPELYDETLIDARFSVGPRDAVRRVRELLDNEGIFAGVSTGAILHAALGQAAKCVRDGESADIAFVVADGGWKYLSTGAYEGTIDEAEDRLEGQLWA